A single Mangifera indica cultivar Alphonso chromosome 20, CATAS_Mindica_2.1, whole genome shotgun sequence DNA region contains:
- the LOC123204066 gene encoding 60S ribosomal protein L17-2-like has translation MVKYSKEPENPTKSCKARGSDLRVHFKNTRETAHALRKLPLTKAKRYLEDVMAHKQAIPFRRFCGGVGRTAQAKNRQPNGQGRWPVKSAKFILDLLKNAESNAEVKGLDVDALYISHIQVNQAQKQRRRTYRAHGRINPYMSSPCHIELTLSEKEEPVKKEPETQLAPRKTKAAA, from the exons ATG GTGAAGTATTCGAAAGAGCCCGAAAATCCCACCAAGT CCTGCAAAGCCAGGGGTTCTGATCTCCGTGTCCACTTCAAG AATACAAGGGAGACAGCCCATGCTCTACGGAAATTGCCTTTGACCAAGGCCAAAAGGTACTTGGAGGATGTTATGGCTCACAAGCAAGCCATCCCATTCCGGCGCTTCTGTGGTGGAGTTGGGCGAACTGCACAGGCTAAGAATCGTCAACCAAATGGTCAAGGGCGGTGGCCGGTTAAATCTGCTAAATTCATTTTGGATTTGCTCAAGAATGCTGAGAGTAATGCAGAG GTGAAAGGCTTGGATGTGGATGCTCTATACATTTCTCACATTCAAGTGAATCAAGCTCAGAAGCAGAGGCGTCGGACGTATCGTGCACATGGAAGAATTAACC CATATATGTCTTCCCCATGCCACATTGAATTAACTCTTTCGGAAAAGGAAGAACCTGTGAAGAAAGAG CCTGAGACCCAGTTGGCACCAAGGAAAACAAAGGCAGCTGCTTAG
- the LOC123203823 gene encoding uncharacterized protein LOC123203823: MDGEVSIERNKCFRRIFSEDERFKALDEYANFSLKSGPFEDSDSIGARFNTEPMKWWACFGSNAPLLQKLAFRVLGQPSSSSCCERNWSTYSFIHSIRRNKLIPKRTEDLVFVHNNLRLLSRVNSKYYDGKEKIWDVGGDDFGSMEDVGVLQLSNLSLDKPELESVFFDEDANDIMDKENDQIEKIQ; the protein is encoded by the coding sequence ATGGATGGGGAAGTATCTATTGAGAGGAACAAATGTTTTAGAAGGATCTTTTCTGAAGATGAGCGTTTTAAAGCATTGGATGAGTATGCTAACTTCTCTCTCAAAAGTGGACCGTTTGAAGATTCTGATTCAATTGGTGCTAGATTTAATACAGAACCGATGAAATGGTGGGCATGTTTTGGTTCAAATGCTCCATTGCTTCAAAAGTTAGCATTCAGAGTACTTGGACAACCTAGTTCCTCCTCTTGTTGTGAAAGAAATTGGAGTACTTATTCCtttattcattcaattagaaggaataaattaattccaaaacgtacagaagatttggtttttgttcataACAATCTTCGTTTATTGTCAAGGGTTAACTCTAAGTATTATGATGGTAAGGAGAAGATATGGGATGTTGGTGGAGATGACTTTGGGAGTATGGAAGATGTGGGAGTTCTTCAATTATCCAACCTGTCATTAGATAAACCAGAATTGGAGTCTGTTTTTTTCGATGAAGATGCAAATGACATAATGGATAAAGAGAatgatcaaatagagaaaatacaataa